In a single window of the Magnolia sinica isolate HGM2019 chromosome 7, MsV1, whole genome shotgun sequence genome:
- the LOC131252168 gene encoding non-specific lipid transfer protein GPI-anchored 15-like: MAHHMNTPLLTLIFFLLASHAYVQVARAAGECGNTPINMAAASLIPCAGAARNLTVQVPPACCSKITALLGNSPQCLCAVFLSPLVKQVGINPATAITVPKRCNIKNRPVGKKCGSYTLP; encoded by the exons ATGGCCCACCACATGAACACTCCTCTCCTTACTTTGATCTTCTTCTTGCTAGCTTCACATGCTTATGTTCAAGTTGCACGTGCCGCCGGCGAGTGTGGCAACACGCCGATCAACATGGCGGCTGCTAGCCTGATCCCATGTGCCGGCGCGGCCCGGAATCTGACGGTCCAGGTCCCACCTGCTTGCTGCTCAAAGATAACAGCATTGCTTGGAAACTCACCACAGTGCCTGTGTGCTGTTTTCTTATCACCCCTAGTGAAACAAGTGGGGATCAACCCCGCGACGGCGATCACCGTCCCGAAGCGGTGCAACATCAAGAATCGGCCCGTCGGGAAGAAATGTGGAA GTTACACGCTTCCATGA